A stretch of Blautia liquoris DNA encodes these proteins:
- a CDS encoding extracellular solute-binding protein gives MRKKMLCTFLAAMMAATTFAGCGNDAGKDAKSATSAKSSASEDSKEKDVEKPDKIKLMIDGTVFTKENAQDKFVERFEELSGIKLELTQPDHDAYHDVLGQTFASGPDNWPDVVLLDPTYYSGYAKEGALWDMTDAWENSELKASGRINNEDLIKNLYIDGKLYGFANGRGNGCVTYVKQKWLGNCNLDVPTTYDEYINMLKAFTEGDPDGNGVDGDTYGVSSARLIGEEIPFVNYLPEFYQGAYPSFYQKDDGTWVDGFTEDSMKEAIGRLRDAYQAGYIDKESLTNGTNDCRNKFYEDKFGVFTYWAGTWATNLKVNLAANNRDDKLVALPPIKEVGKYLERRPPVFAITAACKNPEGVFKYFIESMLDGGDMQVLWTYGVEGTHWSTKAETVCGNTYEEGQFHMLESLEKPGTQWTKNNIDPMLSISDFKEKDPGAEQIAPEARDAQQLFNDNSTLAPNFVSTDEMSQYNGDLTTLKNTIIANVVTQGANIDDEYARFEKEGGTDWSKQIVDSLNKMEKK, from the coding sequence ATGAGAAAAAAGATGCTATGCACGTTTTTAGCCGCAATGATGGCTGCAACAACGTTCGCAGGCTGTGGAAATGACGCCGGCAAAGATGCAAAGTCAGCAACTTCAGCAAAATCATCTGCATCTGAGGATTCTAAAGAAAAGGATGTAGAAAAGCCCGACAAGATTAAACTTATGATTGATGGGACTGTTTTCACCAAAGAGAATGCACAGGACAAGTTCGTTGAGAGATTTGAAGAACTCAGCGGAATAAAGCTTGAACTCACACAGCCAGATCATGATGCTTATCATGATGTTCTGGGTCAGACTTTCGCAAGCGGACCGGACAACTGGCCAGATGTTGTCCTGCTGGATCCAACCTACTATTCCGGATATGCAAAGGAAGGGGCCCTCTGGGATATGACAGATGCCTGGGAAAATTCCGAACTGAAAGCTTCCGGTCGTATCAACAACGAGGATCTGATTAAAAATCTATATATTGATGGAAAACTTTACGGATTTGCAAACGGCCGTGGAAATGGCTGCGTGACATATGTAAAGCAAAAATGGCTGGGCAACTGCAACCTGGACGTTCCAACCACTTATGATGAATACATCAATATGCTGAAGGCATTCACCGAAGGGGATCCGGACGGCAATGGCGTTGATGGAGATACTTATGGTGTATCTTCTGCCCGTCTGATCGGTGAAGAAATTCCTTTTGTCAATTATCTTCCGGAATTCTATCAGGGTGCATATCCAAGTTTCTATCAGAAAGATGACGGAACCTGGGTGGACGGTTTCACAGAGGATTCCATGAAAGAGGCGATCGGCCGTCTGCGTGATGCTTATCAGGCAGGCTACATCGACAAAGAGTCTCTTACGAATGGAACAAACGACTGCAGAAACAAATTTTACGAAGATAAGTTCGGCGTATTCACCTATTGGGCAGGTACCTGGGCTACAAACTTAAAAGTAAACCTTGCAGCAAACAATCGAGATGACAAACTGGTTGCTCTTCCTCCAATTAAAGAGGTTGGAAAGTATCTGGAACGGCGCCCGCCGGTGTTCGCGATCACTGCAGCATGTAAGAATCCGGAAGGCGTGTTTAAGTATTTCATCGAAAGCATGCTCGACGGCGGAGATATGCAGGTTCTGTGGACTTATGGTGTAGAAGGAACACACTGGTCGACAAAAGCAGAAACCGTATGTGGAAACACTTATGAAGAAGGTCAGTTCCATATGCTTGAGAGTCTTGAAAAACCAGGAACGCAATGGACCAAGAATAATATTGATCCGATGCTCTCCATCTCAGACTTCAAGGAAAAGGATCCCGGTGCAGAACAGATCGCACCGGAGGCAAGAGATGCTCAGCAGCTGTTTAACGACAACTCCACTCTGGCTCCAAACTTTGTCTCAACAGATGAGATGAGCCAGTACAACGGAGATCTGACAACACTGAAAAATACAATTATTGCAAATGTTGTGACACAAGGTGCCAATATTGATGACGAGTATGCTCGTTTCGAAAAAGAAGGCGGAACTGACTGGTCAAAACAGATTGTCGATTCCTTAAATAAGATGGAAAAGAAATAA